In Thermodesulfobacteriota bacterium, the DNA window ATCCCTGTATTCAGGCCTTGTCCTGAACTGGAAGCCTTCGGCTACCTCATAAAGGGCGAAGCTGCGGCCTTCGGCATCGTATTCGTCCTTGAGTTGAATAAGGGTTGCCTCTATCTCCTCCTTTTTGTATTCCGGGAGGACATCAATAATCTTATCCCGGCGGAGCGGTGTTTCGGAGACGAATATCAAGGCCTCCAGGATTTTCTTTAATTCAGACATAACTAGCTGGATGCACCGTTAACATGGGAGTTTTGAACGGCTGGATAGCCCAAAAAGGCCTCGATCTCCTTTATAAACCCGGCAGAAGGAGCGACCTTAAGCGCGGATGGGAGACTTATGGTCACTTCGCCCTTGCCGGGGAGATTAAAATGGAGAAACAACGGGCAATGGCCCTTATGCCCCTCGACTATATTCTTTAATCCTATGATCTTTTCCGGCGTTAATCCCACCAGGGAAAGCCGCACATCCAATGCGGCGACACTTTTTTCCAGCGCCTGGCTGAGACCGAGAATCTCAGACGCTATTATCTTAGACCCTCTTTCATCACCGGCGATCTTACCTTTTACCAGTAAGGGCTTATCGCTTTTAAGCAGATCCTGGCAGTCGCGGTAACTATCCGCAAAAACTACTATTTCAACCACACCCTGGAGGTCTTCCAGAGAAAGGAAGGCCATCCGTTCACCCTTTCTGGTGCTTATCTCTTTTATGCTCCTGACCAGGCCCGCCAGTGTAACTTCCTTACCCTCCGGGAGGGCAGCGACCTGAACAGTATTGGCCGTAACCAACTTTTCCATCTCCTGGGTATATCCGTTGAGGGGGTGCTCACTTATGTAGAGACCCAGCGCCTCCTTCTCAAAATTTAGCAACTGGTCTCGAGGCCACTCTTCCATGATAGGCAGGGTGATGGATGAACCGGTATCCGAAAGGGTCTTTTCGCTGAATATAGACATTTGACTGGATTCCTTTTGACGCTGCCTGCTTTGGGCCAGGCCTATCTCATCATCCAGGACAGCAAAAAGCTGGGCACGCCTGGCGCCCATATAATCAAAGGCCCCGGCCTTTATCAGGCTTTCCGTCACCCGGCGGTTGACCCGCCGCAGGTCAACCCTGAGGCAGAAGTTTTCCAGAGAGGTAAACGGGCCTTCCTGGGTCCGGGCGGCGATTATGGAGTCAATGGCTCCCATCCCCACATTCTTTACGGCGGCCAGACCAAAGCGAATCTTTCCTTTAACCACACTGAAGTCGCTGTCGCTTTCATTGATGTCCGGCGGCAGGATCTCAATCCCATGCTCACGACACTCTGCTATATGTTTAACCACGTTATCCGTGGAGTCCATGTCGCTGGTAAGCAGGGCGGCCATAAAGGGCAGGGGATAATGGGCCTTGAGATAGGCGGTCTGGTAAGCGATAAGGGCGTAAGCCGTGCTATGGGATTTATTGAAGCCATAACCGCCGAATTTTTCCATGAGGTCAAACAGCTTTTCCGCCTTTTTCCTGGGGACGCTGTTTTTTGTGGCGCCGGTGACGAACTTTTCCCTTTGCGCGGCCATTATTTCGGGTATCTTCTTTCCCATAGCCGCACGGAGTACATCGGCGTCACCCATGGAGTAATTGGCCAAGGTGCCGGCGATCTGCATGACCTGTTCCTGATAGACGATCACCCCGTAAGTCTCTTTGAGTATCTCTTCCAACTGGGGTACGGGATAGCTTACCTCAATCTGGCCGTGTTTGCCCTTTACGAAGTCATCGACCATGCCGCTTTCCAGCGGGCCCGGGCGGTAGAGGGCCACGGAGGCGATGAGGTCGGTAAAGGTCTGGGGTTTCATCTTGATAAGCAATTCTTTCATCCCAGCGCTTTCAAGCTGGAAGACGCCGGTTGTGTCTCCGCGGGAAAGCAGTTCATAGGCCTTTTGATCATCCAGGGGTATTTGCTCGAAATCCAGCGCCTCGTTATATTCTTTTCGAATCAATTCCTGGGCATGACGGATGATAGTCAGGTTTTTCAGACCCAGGAGATCAAATTTAACCAGGCCGATCTTATCCACGGCCTTCATGTGATACTGGGTGAGCACTTCACCCTTGGGACCCCGATACAGCGGCAGATATTCCACTATGGGTCTATCTGAAATGACCACGCCCGCAGCGTGGGTAGAGGCGTGCCGCGGTAATCCCTCCAGGGCCATGGAGACCGTAATCAAGTCTTTCACCCTGGGGTCTTGTTCCGCCAATTCCCTGAGCCGAGGCTCTTTTCCCAGGGCCTCTTCCAGTCTTATATTCAGTTGATTGGGGATCAGCTTGGCTATCCGGTCCACCTCGCCGTAAGGTATGCTCATGGCCCGCCCCACATCCCGTATCACGGCCCGGGCCTGCATCTTACCAAAGGTTATAATCTGGGCCGTATAGTCCTTACCTCCATATTTTTGCGATATGTATTCCAGGACTTCTTCCCTTCTATCCTTGCAGAAATCGACATCAATATCCGGCATGCTGCGCCTTTCGAGGTTCAGAAAGCGCTCAAAGAGGAGGTCATAAGGCAACGGGTCAATGTCCGTGATGCGCAAGGCATAGGCCACCAGGCTGCCGGCGGCCGAACCGCGTCCCGGACCGACCGGGACGCCCTTCTTTTTGGCGTAGTTGATAAAATCGGATACGATGAGAAAATAACCGGAAAAGCCCATCTGCCGGATAACGTCCAGTTCGTAGGCCAGTCTCTCCCGGTAACCCCTTTCCTTTTTTTCATCCGGCCCTTCCTTCCGGGTCATGGCCTCAAGCCGTTCGTTAAGCCCCTCCTTGGCTTCCTCTGCCAGTTTACTGTCGAGCGTTTCTCCCTCCGGCACAGGATAGACGGGGAAATGATATTCCCCCAGTTCGAGCTCCAGATTACAACGCCGGGCGATTTCTACCGTATTTTGTAAGGCCTCCGGGGTATCGGAAAAAAGCGACTCCATCTCGGCCGGTGAACGCAGGTAAAGCTGGTCGGTAGAGAATCTCATCCTGTTCTGATCCCCGACGGTCTTTCCGGTCTGCACACAGAGGAGGACATCATGAACGCGGGCGTCTTCCCGGCGCAGATAGTGGCAGTCATTGGTGGCTACCAGAGGCAGGGAGAGGCGATCGGCGATCACCTTGAGGCCGCTGTTAACCGTCTTCTGCTCGGCAATGCCATTTTCCTGGAGTTCTAAGTAAAAGCGATCCGGAAAGATGCGGGCGTATGCAGCGGTTTTTTCCAGGGCGGCCTTTTCGCCTTCGTGAAGGAGGGCAAAAGGGATCTCGCCATGCAGGCAGGAGCTCATGGCGATAAGCCCGGCATTATATCTTTCCAGGAGTTCTTTATCGACGCGCGGCTTGTAGTAAAAGCCCTCGAAGTATGCGGCGGTTACCAGCCGGCAGAGGTTTTTGTATCCCTCCTGGTTCTGGGCCAGGAGGACCAGGTGAAAGGCGGTCTCTTCGTTTCCCCGCGGGGTTTTATCCGAACGGTTTCTGGGCGCTACATAGACCTCGCAGCCGATGATGGGTTTTATATCGTTTTGCCGGGCCATCTGATAGAAATCAACGGCGCCGAACATGTTGCCGTGGTCGGTCATGGCTATGGCCGGCATGCGGTATTCTTTGGCCGTGCGGAATAGATCCCTGAGGCGGATGGCGCCGTCCAGGAGGCTGTATTCGGTATGGACATGCAGATGGATAAAATTGGCACGTTCCATGATACGGTAGTACTATCCTATTCCCATTCTATAGTGCTGGGCGGCTTGGAAGAGATGTCATAAACTACGCGGTTTACGCCCTTTACCTCATTAATGATGCGATTGGATATGGCGCTGAGCAGGTTGTAGGGTATCTTGCTCCAATCAGCGGTCATGGCATCGAGGCTGTCCACCACCCGAAGGGCTATGACATGCTCATACGTCCTCTGGTCGCCCATAACTCCCACCGTCTTGATAGGTAAGAGGACAGCAAAGGACTGCCATACCTTTCGGTATAGACCGGCCTTTTTTACCTCTCCGAGGACGATGGCATCGGCTTCCCGCAGGATAGCCAGCCTTTCTGCGGTTACCTCCCCAAGGATACGGATGGCCAGCCCCGGTCCGGGAAACGGCTGTCGATAGACGATATCTTTTGGCATGCCCAGCTCCAGGCCGACCTTGCGCACTTCATCCTTGAATAGTTCCCGGAGGGGTTCAATGAGTTCAAGCTTCATGATTTCCGGCAGGCCGCCCACATTATGGTGGGTCTTGATTACGGCGGAAGGGCCTTTAAAGGAGACGCTTTCAATAACATCCGGGTACAGGGTGCCCTGGGCCAGGTACTTGACCTTACCTATGCGCCGGGCCTCCTTCTCGAAGATATGTATGAAGCCGTGACCTATGATACGCCTCTTGACCTCAGGATCAACGACCCCTTTCAGTTGTTTAAGGAAATACCCCGAGGCGTCCACATCGGCGAGTTTAATATTATAATGCCGCGTGAAGAGATTGCGGACGCTTTCCGGCTCGCCCTTCCGGAGCATCCCGTTATTTACGAAGATACAGGTAAGCTGCGGGCCGATGGCCTTATGTATGAGCACGGCTACCACTGAAGAGTCCACACCGCCGCTGAGGCCGCAAATAACCCGATCCGGGCCGACCTTTTCTCTAATGGCCTCCACCGTGGTCTCAATGAAGGACTTCATGGTCCAGCGCGGTTTGATCTTACAGATGCGGATTATGAAGTTTTTCAGGATATGATTTCCGATGGAGGTGTGCGCCACCTCGGGATGGAATTGCACCCCAAATAGAGGCCTTTCCCTGTGCCGCAGGGCGGCAATAGAGGAGTGCGCTGTGTGGGCGACAGGCGCGAATCCGGCCGGGAGGCGGTTAACTTTGTCCCCGTGGCTCATCCACACCGGGTGGGTCTTCTCCAGACCCGGTTCCAGGCCGTAAAACAGGTCTCTGGCGTCGTCGATGAAGAGATCGGCATGGCCGTATTCCCGCTTTGCGGCATGCGCCACCTTTCCGCCGAATTGATGGGCCATAAGCTGCATACCATAACAGATGCCCAGTACCGGTACGCCAAGATCATAGATTTCCGGTGTGCTTATGGGGGCGCCCTTATCATAGACCGAGGACGGTCCTCCGGAAAGTATAACACCCTTCGGCTGGAAGGCGCGGATTGCGGCTAACGACAGGTTAAAGGGGTGCATCTCGCAATAAACCTTGTTTTCGCGGATGCGCCTGGCGATAAGCTGGGTATATTGCGAACCAAAATCCAGGATCAGTATTTTTTCGGCGTGAATATTATTTTTCATGATCGCATAGACCTTGTTTTTGCACTTTTCCTTGTAGGAGCGGCATCTTGCTGCGACTCCTAGTCGCACCTAGAAGTATCCGTTTACCGTTATCAGTTAGCTGTTGTCCGTAAGAACCTGAAAAACGTTTTTTCGGTGAACTGTGAACGGTCAACCGTGAACGGTTACGCATTTTTATTGCTCCACCCTATAGTTCGGGGCCTCTTTGGTTATGATGACGTCGTGGACATGGCTTTCTCTCAGGCCGGCCGGGGTAATCCTGACGAAAGTCGCTTTATGGCGGAGTTCCTCTATGGTTTTACAGCCTACATAACCCATACCCGCCCTCAGGCCGCCTATCAATTGATATACCGTGGCTGCCAAAGGACCGCGGTAGGGAACCCGGCCTTCAATGCCCTCCGGCACAAGCTTGGACAACTGTTCGATATTTTCCTGGAAGTAGCGATCCTTACTTCCTTTTTTCATGGCCTCTAACGATCCCATGCCCCGATAGACCTTGTAGGTCCGCCCCTGATAGAGCACGGTTTCACCCGGGCTTTCTTCCGTGCCGGCAAAAAGGCTTCCTATCATCACAGAATGGGCCCCGGCGCCTATGGCCTTGGTTACATCCCCGGAAAACTTGATGCCGCCGTCCGCAATGACCGGTATGTCATACTTATTGCATACCAGCGCACAGTTGTGTATAGCCGTCATTTGTGGTATTCCGATGCCGGCGACGATGCGTGTCGTACAGATGGAGCCGGGGCCGACCCCCACCTTTACGCCGGTTATCCCGGCCTTAATTAATCGTTCAGCGCCTTCCGCGGTGGCTACATTACCGGCGACAAGTTCCAGCCCGGAAAAATGCTTTCTGATATCTTTTATCGCCTTGACGACGTTTTCTGAGTCTCCATGGGCAGAATCAATAACTATAACGTCAACCCCGGCCTCCACCAAGGCATTTACGTGTTCAATCCGTCCCGGACCCACGCCCACGGCCGCGCCTACTCTGAGCCGACCCAGGCTATCCTTGCAGGCCATGGGATATTTTATTATTTTTTCAATATCTTTTATGGTGATCAGGCCCTTCAGATTTCCTTCATCATCAACCACTAATAGTTTTTCAATACGCTTCTTATGCAGAAGAACCTTTGATTCTTCCAGGCTTATTCCTACCGGAGCGGTTACCAGGTCCTCCTTGGTCATTACTTTTTCCACGTCCTGATCCAGATTGGTCTCAAAGCGAAGGTCTCGGTTAGTGACAATGCCGACCAGCTTTTTCCCTTCGACTACCGGCACGCCTGAGATGCGGTATTGCTGCATGATGTTCAATACCTCGTATATCTTCTGTCCCGGGCTGACGGTCACCGGATCAACAATCATGCCGCTTTCAGACTTCTTGACCTTTTCCACCTCCAGCACCTGGCTTTCGATCGGCATGTTCTTGTGTATGATTCCCAATCCGCCTTCCCGGGCCATGCTGATGGCTGTATGGGCCTCGGTTACAGTATCCATAGCGGCGCTGATCAGGGGGATACTGAGCTTAATGTTGCGTGTCAACCGGGTAGCCGTATCCACATCCTTGGGTAAAACTGATGAATTCTGGGGTACCAGCAACAGGTCGTCAAAGGTATAAGCTTCTTTTATTTCGTGTAACATTTTTGTTTATTCCTTTCCCACAGATCTATGGCTATTCCCTCCAGGATACCGTTGTGGCTGACGGTCATTTCCGGGAGGGAAAAGGCCTTCAGGATCCCTATCCATATTATTAATCCGGCCAGGATAATATCTTCTCTCCCTGGTTCGAGGCCGGCCAGGACTAATCTGTCCCTGGCCTTTTTTACCCCTAACCGGTCGAATAGTGCAAGCAGTTTGTTTATGGTCAGGACATGCCCATGCACCAGCTCAGAAATATAATCACAGAGGGCCAGGTCCATGGCGGCCAAGGTGGTCGCTGTTCCCGCGGTGCCAACCAGCCTGTATCCTCCTTCACATATAATATCTTTAAACGGCGCGAGCATTGTGACCTTGCCTAATTGTTCGGCCACACAAGCCCTGAGACCCTCTATCTCCTTTTCCAGCGGGGGATCATGCTCAAAACAGGTCTCGGTGAGATATACCGCCCCCAGGTCAATGCTATGAACGGCTTCGATTCTGTAATCTCTGACTATAATGAGTTCCGTCCTGCCGCCGCCTGCATCCACGACCACAGCCCGATTACAGGATTGCGGGAAATTCCATAAGATACCCTTTACAGAGAGACTGGCCTCTTCTTCACCGGATATTATATCGATAGGGACGCCTGTTTGATTATAGAGCCGTTGTATGGTTTCTCCCCCATTACCGGCCTTGCGAAAGACACTGGTTCCTATGGCCCGGAGGTCATCGACTGAGCGCCTTTCCATTGCCTCCCTAAAACGCACCAGAATCGGCGCAGCCCTGGCTACAGCTTTCTCGTTTATAACACCCTGCTGTTTGAGACCTTCTCCTAACCTGACGTTGGCTCTGTCCGTATGAAGGGTGAGGATTTTTTTGTCTTTGATTTTACCAATCCAGAGACGTAAGGTGTTTGTGCCGACGTCTATAGAGGCTAAATTTTGTTGCATCATGGAGACAGGGCTAGGCTTGACATTGGGTTTTATATATTACTATATTCACAGACAAAAGGAAAGGGAGGCGATACCTTTTGATTATTTCCGTTAATACTGTCAATCCCCAACCCAGATTGATTAATCGAACAGTAGAGGTACTTCGTTCCGGCGGGATTATTGCTTATCCGACTGATACTGTATATGGGATAGGTTGTGATATTTTTAATAAAAAGGCTATAGAGAAGATTTACCAGATAAAACATAGGCCAAGGCATAAGCCCTTTAGTTTTATCTGCGCCGACCTTAAGAATATCAGCGAATATGCCCACGTTTCCAACTTTGCCTATAAGATTATGAGAAAGCTGCTGCCCGGGCCCTATACATTTATCCTGGAGGGGTCCAGCCTGGTGCCAAAATTGATGCTTACCCGCCGCAGAACGGTTGGGATCAGGGTTCCTGACCATACCGTTTGTCTGGCTATAGTACGGGCATTGGGGCATCCTATTGTCAGCACCAGCGCTGCTGTAGGAGATTCTCAGATAATGACCGGGGACCCCGAAGAGATAGAAGAGAAATTAGGGTCTTCTTTGAACCTGGTTGTTGATGGGGGAATACTGTATCCCGAGCCTTCTACAGTAGTTTCGCTTATTGATGACAGCCCGGAAATAATACGCGCAGGAAAGGGAGGTATCAGTCTATTTAGCTAAGGACTTTTTAAGTTCTCTACCCATCTTGAAGAGGACTGTTCTCCTGGCCTTTAATTCCATTGCCGCCCCGGTCTTTGGATTTTTACTTAGGCGTGATTTCCTCATCCGGGGATTAAAAGTGCCAAAACCTCTTATTTCTACACGCCTACCTTGAGATAGAGATTTTTGCATGGTTTCAAAAATGGTATCCACTATGACCTGTATATCTTTTTTGTAATATTTAGGGAACCGTTCGCTTAGTTGATTTATTAGATCGCTTTTAACCATAAGATACACCTCGTCATTCCAATGTTTCATTATTCCAATGGGGGAGAACCCCTAACTTCCTAATCCGGCCTCGAAAGAAAGTTTGTAGGGAATGTAGAAAAGCCCCTCTAGAACGCCCTCCCTAAAGGTGGTGTCCAGGATAAGTTCCCAGAAGGATATTCCTTTTTTCTTGGGGTATATCACTTCGGGCTCTTCTTTGAGGCCCGCCATCTGTCCGGCCGCTGCTATGGCCTCTTCCATATTCCCGAGTTTGTCAATCAGGCCCAGCTCCATGGCCTGTTTACCGGAGAAAATCCGGCCATCGGCTATTTCCCGGATTTTTTCTTGAGGCATTTTGCGTCCGCTGGCCACAACTTCTACAAACTGGGATTGTACATCATCTATGACTCCCTGAACCATGGCCTTTTCTTTGGCCGTCATTTCCCGGGTTGGGGAGCCTGCGTCCTTTAATTCGCCGCTTTTTAAAGAGCTTACTTTCAGGCCGATTTTACGTAATAGTTCCTCTGCGTTGGCAAACTTCATAATAACACCGATGCTGCCGGTTATCGTCCCGGGATTGGCTATGATCTTATTTGCCCCTACCGCTATATAATAGCCGCCGGAGGCAGCTATGGAGCCGCAGGAGGCGACCACCGGTTTTACCTGGCCGGCCCTTTTTACCTCAGTATATATTTCCTGAGAAGCGCCCACTATGCCGCCCGGACTGTCGATACGGACAACAATGGCCTTAATCTGCGGGTTTTTACGTAAGGCCGAAAGGCCCTGGATGGTTTCTTTAGAGTCTGTGATTAACCCGTTTATTTCAACTATGCCAATTTTTTCGCCCGGCGCTAATAGCCGCCCTTGGTCGCCGACCCAGGCAAATATAAAGACAATAACAATGAGTCCGAAAAAAATAGAGGCCAGAATGGCTAACCCGAATAAGATCGGATGCTTTTTCATGTCTTATGGCGTTTTATTAATGGTTATTGGCGAGTTCTCTTTTTAAAAGATCTCCCAGAGTAGATGTAGCGTTTTCATCCTTGGCGAGATAGCCATTAGCTGAAGATTTCTCTTCTTCTATTTCCAGTTTTTTTATGGATAAACCAATCTTCTTTTTTTCCGGTGAGATATTTATCACCTGGGCAGTAACCATATCACCCGTCTTGTAAAGTTCACGTATATCCTTCGATTTATCCCGGCTGACTTCCGATGCATGCACCAACCCTTCGATGCCTTCTTCCAACTGGATAAAGATACCGAAGTCCGTGATGTTTGTTATAGCGCCGGTTACCCTGGTTCCTGCGGGATAGACGCTGGAGACCTTGCTCCAGGGATCGGGCTGCAATTGCTTGACTCCGAGGGAGAATTTTTTATGTTCGCTGTCTATACCCAGG includes these proteins:
- the sppA gene encoding signal peptide peptidase SppA, encoding MKKHPILFGLAILASIFFGLIVIVFIFAWVGDQGRLLAPGEKIGIVEINGLITDSKETIQGLSALRKNPQIKAIVVRIDSPGGIVGASQEIYTEVKRAGQVKPVVASCGSIAASGGYYIAVGANKIIANPGTITGSIGVIMKFANAEELLRKIGLKVSSLKSGELKDAGSPTREMTAKEKAMVQGVIDDVQSQFVEVVASGRKMPQEKIREIADGRIFSGKQAMELGLIDKLGNMEEAIAAAGQMAGLKEEPEVIYPKKKGISFWELILDTTFREGVLEGLFYIPYKLSFEAGLGS
- the guaB gene encoding IMP dehydrogenase, translating into MLHEIKEAYTFDDLLLVPQNSSVLPKDVDTATRLTRNIKLSIPLISAAMDTVTEAHTAISMAREGGLGIIHKNMPIESQVLEVEKVKKSESGMIVDPVTVSPGQKIYEVLNIMQQYRISGVPVVEGKKLVGIVTNRDLRFETNLDQDVEKVMTKEDLVTAPVGISLEESKVLLHKKRIEKLLVVDDEGNLKGLITIKDIEKIIKYPMACKDSLGRLRVGAAVGVGPGRIEHVNALVEAGVDVIVIDSAHGDSENVVKAIKDIRKHFSGLELVAGNVATAEGAERLIKAGITGVKVGVGPGSICTTRIVAGIGIPQMTAIHNCALVCNKYDIPVIADGGIKFSGDVTKAIGAGAHSVMIGSLFAGTEESPGETVLYQGRTYKVYRGMGSLEAMKKGSKDRYFQENIEQLSKLVPEGIEGRVPYRGPLAATVYQLIGGLRAGMGYVGCKTIEELRHKATFVRITPAGLRESHVHDVIITKEAPNYRVEQ
- the dnaE gene encoding DNA polymerase III subunit alpha produces the protein MERANFIHLHVHTEYSLLDGAIRLRDLFRTAKEYRMPAIAMTDHGNMFGAVDFYQMARQNDIKPIIGCEVYVAPRNRSDKTPRGNEETAFHLVLLAQNQEGYKNLCRLVTAAYFEGFYYKPRVDKELLERYNAGLIAMSSCLHGEIPFALLHEGEKAALEKTAAYARIFPDRFYLELQENGIAEQKTVNSGLKVIADRLSLPLVATNDCHYLRREDARVHDVLLCVQTGKTVGDQNRMRFSTDQLYLRSPAEMESLFSDTPEALQNTVEIARRCNLELELGEYHFPVYPVPEGETLDSKLAEEAKEGLNERLEAMTRKEGPDEKKERGYRERLAYELDVIRQMGFSGYFLIVSDFINYAKKKGVPVGPGRGSAAGSLVAYALRITDIDPLPYDLLFERFLNLERRSMPDIDVDFCKDRREEVLEYISQKYGGKDYTAQIITFGKMQARAVIRDVGRAMSIPYGEVDRIAKLIPNQLNIRLEEALGKEPRLRELAEQDPRVKDLITVSMALEGLPRHASTHAAGVVISDRPIVEYLPLYRGPKGEVLTQYHMKAVDKIGLVKFDLLGLKNLTIIRHAQELIRKEYNEALDFEQIPLDDQKAYELLSRGDTTGVFQLESAGMKELLIKMKPQTFTDLIASVALYRPGPLESGMVDDFVKGKHGQIEVSYPVPQLEEILKETYGVIVYQEQVMQIAGTLANYSMGDADVLRAAMGKKIPEIMAAQREKFVTGATKNSVPRKKAEKLFDLMEKFGGYGFNKSHSTAYALIAYQTAYLKAHYPLPFMAALLTSDMDSTDNVVKHIAECREHGIEILPPDINESDSDFSVVKGKIRFGLAAVKNVGMGAIDSIIAARTQEGPFTSLENFCLRVDLRRVNRRVTESLIKAGAFDYMGARRAQLFAVLDDEIGLAQSRQRQKESSQMSIFSEKTLSDTGSSITLPIMEEWPRDQLLNFEKEALGLYISEHPLNGYTQEMEKLVTANTVQVAALPEGKEVTLAGLVRSIKEISTRKGERMAFLSLEDLQGVVEIVVFADSYRDCQDLLKSDKPLLVKGKIAGDERGSKIIASEILGLSQALEKSVAALDVRLSLVGLTPEKIIGLKNIVEGHKGHCPLFLHFNLPGKGEVTISLPSALKVAPSAGFIKEIEAFLGYPAVQNSHVNGASS
- the guaA gene encoding glutamine-hydrolyzing GMP synthase yields the protein MKNNIHAEKILILDFGSQYTQLIARRIRENKVYCEMHPFNLSLAAIRAFQPKGVILSGGPSSVYDKGAPISTPEIYDLGVPVLGICYGMQLMAHQFGGKVAHAAKREYGHADLFIDDARDLFYGLEPGLEKTHPVWMSHGDKVNRLPAGFAPVAHTAHSSIAALRHRERPLFGVQFHPEVAHTSIGNHILKNFIIRICKIKPRWTMKSFIETTVEAIREKVGPDRVICGLSGGVDSSVVAVLIHKAIGPQLTCIFVNNGMLRKGEPESVRNLFTRHYNIKLADVDASGYFLKQLKGVVDPEVKRRIIGHGFIHIFEKEARRIGKVKYLAQGTLYPDVIESVSFKGPSAVIKTHHNVGGLPEIMKLELIEPLRELFKDEVRKVGLELGMPKDIVYRQPFPGPGLAIRILGEVTAERLAILREADAIVLGEVKKAGLYRKVWQSFAVLLPIKTVGVMGDQRTYEHVIALRVVDSLDAMTADWSKIPYNLLSAISNRIINEVKGVNRVVYDISSKPPSTIEWE
- a CDS encoding L-threonylcarbamoyladenylate synthase, with translation MIISVNTVNPQPRLINRTVEVLRSGGIIAYPTDTVYGIGCDIFNKKAIEKIYQIKHRPRHKPFSFICADLKNISEYAHVSNFAYKIMRKLLPGPYTFILEGSSLVPKLMLTRRRTVGIRVPDHTVCLAIVRALGHPIVSTSAAVGDSQIMTGDPEEIEEKLGSSLNLVVDGGILYPEPSTVVSLIDDSPEIIRAGKGGISLFS
- a CDS encoding HU family DNA-binding protein, whose product is MVKSDLINQLSERFPKYYKKDIQVIVDTIFETMQKSLSQGRRVEIRGFGTFNPRMRKSRLSKNPKTGAAMELKARRTVLFKMGRELKKSLAK